The genomic DNA CCCCCTCATCGAGGTGCCCGTGCTCGTCGCGCTCGTGTACGTCTCCCTCGCCTGGCGCCGCAAGTTCACCTCCGCGGAGTTTTCCGGAGAAGCCCCCGAGCGTGCCCCGGCTCAATGAACGAACCTCCAGCAGCGACGGCGTGGGCACCTGAGTAGTTCGCCAGGGGCAGACAGGGAAGACCGCGGAATAACTGGCCACGTGGCCGAGGTCATGTGAACATCGACCTTGCCGAGAATCCCAGGTCAGAGAGGCGCCTCTGTACCCCGGCTTCCCGCTCGACCCGTCTTCGTAAGCCGATGAGGGCCGCTACCCCGACCGTGGGGTAGCGGCCCTCGTAGCGTTGCTGAGGTCACGTCAGAGAATCGACTGGGCGGTGCACACCCGGTGCACAAGAGGGTGGGAAGCCAGGGGTGACAGTGGGAGCCAAAGAGCAGAGTTTCCCAGGTCACAGCCGCTTTCCGGGGCTTCCGCCCAGGTCACCCGTTTAGATGTCGAAGTACAGCTCGAACTCGTGCGGGTGCGGGCGGAGCTGGATCGGCTCGATCTCCTGGGTGCGCTTGAAGTCGACCCACGTTTCGATCAGGTCGGACGTGAAGACGCCGCCCTGGAGGAGGAACTCGTGGTCGGCTTCCAGGGCTTCCAGAACGGCCGGGAGGTTCGTCGGGACCTGGGGGACCGCGGCGTGCTCCTCGGGGGCCAGTTCGTAGAGGTCCTTGTCGACCGGCTCGGCGGGCTCGATCTTGTTCTTGATGCCGTCCAGGCCCGCCAGCAGCATCGCGGAGAAGGCCAGGTACGGGTTGCCCGAGGAGTCCGGGGCGCGGAACTCGATGCGCTTGGCCTTCGCGCTGGCGCCCGTGATCGGGATGCGGATCGCCGCCGAGCGGTTGCGCTGCGAGTAGACCAGGTTGACCGGGGCCTCGAAGCCGGGGACCAGGCGGTGGTACGAGTTCACCGTCGGGTTCGTGAAGGCCAGCAGCGCCGGGGCGTGGCGGAGGATGCCGCCGATGTAGTAGCGGGCGGTGTCCGACAGGCCCGCGTAGCCCTGCTCGTCGTAGAAGAGCGGCTCGCCGCCGGTCCAGAGCGACTGGTGGCAGTGCATGCCGGAGCCGTTGTCGCCGAAGATGGGCTTGGGCATGAAGGTCGCGGTCTTGCCGTTGCGCCAGGCGACGTTCTTCACGATGTACTTGAAGAGCATCAGGTCGTCCGCCGCGGCCAGCAGCGTGTTGAACTTGTAGTTGATCTCCGCCTGGCCCGCGGTGCCCACCTCGTGGTGCTGGCGCTCGACCTTGAGGCCCGACGCGGCGAGTTCGAGGGAGATCTCCGCGCGCAGGTCGGCGAAGTGGTCGACCGGCGGGGCGGGGAAGTAGCCGCCCTTGTAGCGGACCTTGTAGCCGCGGTTGCCGCCGTCCTCCACGGCGCCGGTGTTCCAGGCGCCCGCCTCGGAGTCGATGTGGTAGTACCCGGCGTTCGCCTTCGTCTCGAAGCGGACGTCGTCGAAGACGTAGAACTCCGCCTCCGGCCCGAAGTACGCGGTGTCCGCGATGCCGGACGAGGCGAGGTACGCCTCGGCCTTTTTGGCCACGTTCCGCGGGTCGCGGCTGTACTGCTCGCCGGTGATCGGGTCGTGGATGAAGAAGTTGATGTTGAGCGTCTTGTCCTTGCGGAACGGGTCGAGGCGGGACGTGGTGAGGTCCGGCACGAGCGCCATGTCGGATTCGTGGATGGCCTGGAAGCCACGGATCGACGAGCCGTCGAACATGAGCTGGCCGTCGGGCTCGAAGACGTCCACGGGCACCGTGAAGTGCTGCATGACGCCCGGCAGATCGCAGAAACGCACGTCGACGAACTTCACGTCGTTGTCCGCGATGTACTGCTGGACCTCGTCGGCGTTCTGGAACATCCCACTCCTCCTATGTCCCGCCGCGAGGGGACGGGTAAGCCTGCAGAGCCTGTGCGAGGTGCGCCTGCCGGCGTGCCGGCATGCTCGCCCGAGCCTAGGCACCCGGGATTTCTCGGGCATGACCCGTTTGTTTCGCCGATGTTAACCACGGCCCCCGGCCAGGCCCGGGAACCCGGCCCCGGCAGCCCCCCGGGTGGCCGGAATCGTATGCGGTCCGGGGCCGTCGGCAGGGGGCGAGGAGGGGCCGCGCGTGCCGGGCAGTACCGTGGATGCGTGGATGACGCGGAGAAGCGGCAAGCAATAGGTTCGTGGCTCTCCGGCCCCCGCTCGGCGGCCGAGGACATGGGCGTCGACTTCGGCTACCGGGGCCAGCGTCTCGGGATGCCCGAGACCGGGCCCGGCTCGGTCGCGCCGGTCGGCCGGCGGATCGCGGCGCTGGTCGTCGACTGGCTGCTGTGCCAGCTCATCGCCTACGGACTGTTCGCCGGCGGCGACAGCCGGTCGCTCGGGCTGTGGACCATGGTCGTCTTCTTCGTGATGACCGTACTGCTGGTCGGCACCCTCGGCTTCACGCCGGGCAAGCGGATCATGCGCATCCGCGTCGTCGCCGAGAGCGGCGCCCGGCTCGGCTTCGTCGGCACCATCGTGCGCTCCGTGCTGCTCTGCCTGCTGATCCCCGCCGTCGTCTTCGACCGCGACACCCGCGGGCTGCACGACCGGGTCGCCCGCGCCGTCGAGGTGCGGTTCTGAGCGGGTTCTGAGCGAGGGCTGAGGGATGTCCCCGAGGTCCGAGCGAGGTCCGGTACTGAGCCCGGGCCCATCTGGCTCCGGGCTTTCCGCGTCCCGTCGGTCCTTCTGAGCCGGGACCTCCGCGTCCGGGTTTCCTGAGCCGGGCCTTCCGCGCCCGGTCTCAATGCCCCTCCCGGGGCCCTCCCCGTACCCGTACGCGATCCGCCGCGCTCAGCGCAGCTTGCCGCCGCCCTTCGGCATCCGCATGCCCTTCGGCATCGGCCCCTTCGGGATCGGCATGTTGCTCATCAGGTCGCCCAGCGCCTTCAGCCGGTCGTTGACCTGCGTGACCTGGGGGCCCTGCAGCACCCGCGGCAGCTTCACCAGCGTGGCCCGCAGCTTCTTCAGCGGCACCTGGCCCTCGTCGTTGCCGACGACGATGTCGTGGACCGGCACGTCCGCGACCACCCGGTTCATCTTCTTCTTCTCGGCCGCCAGCAGGCCCTTCAGCCGGTTCGGGTTGCCCTCGCCGACCAGGACGATGCCCGCCTTGCCCACGGCCCGGTGCACGACGTCCTGCTGCCGCGTCATCGACACCGCGGGGGTGACGGTCCAGCCCCGCTTCATGTTGTCCAGCACCGCCGCGGCCGCGCCCGGCTGGCCCTCCATCTGCCCGAACGCCGCCGCCTCCGCGCGCCGGCCGAAGACGATCGCCATGCCGAGCAGCGCGAGCAGGAAACCGACGATGCCCAGGTAGATCGGGTGCCCGATGAGGAAGCCGATGCCCAGGGCGGCGCCGAGGACCAGGATGCCCACGCCCGCGACGATCAGACCGACCTTGGGGTCGGCCCGCCTGGTCATCTTGTACGTGAGGGCGATCTGCTTCAGACGCCCGGTGTTCTCGGGTGTGGGTTCACTGCTGGCCATGCCGCGAATTCTACGGCCAGCCGGGCCCGAGGTCAGACCGGGCCCGGCACCGGATGGCCGGATCGGGGCGGCGCCGGGACGCGGGCGGGGTGCCGGCGGCGCCGGGGCGGGGTGGCTATCGGGGCAGAGCGGACGTACCGCCCGCGGGCGGGTCCGCCTGCGACACCGCCGACTCCGACTCCCGGCGGGCGCTGGCCCGGCGGCGGTCCTCCAGAACGGCGTCCCAGGCGTTACGCCGTGCGGTGCGCTGCTCGCCGCGGAGCAGCACTCCCTCGATCGTGCGCAGCAACCCGGCGACGGTGGGCCGGTGCGGCGGCCAGGATGGTAACGACGACGGTGACGACGGCACGACGGCCCCCCTCGGCGGTCGGGAAGTCAAAGCTGGGATCCATGCTCACCCCGTGGTGTTACCAGCGCGTGGCCCGGCGGTCAAAGCGGGGTGAAGACCGCCGGGCGCTCCGGGCCGGCGGCGCTGCCGGCCCGGTTCGCGGGCTTACGCCGCGGGCTGCGCGCGCCTCTCCATGGCCTGCTTGTACAGCCGTCCCGCCCGGTACGAGGACCGCACCAGCGGCCCGGACATGACGCCCGCGTAGCCGATCTCCTCGGCCTCCTGCTGCAGCTCCACGAACTCGTGCGGCTTCACCCACCGCTCCACCGGGTGGTGCCGCGGCGACGGCCGCAGGTACTGCGTGATGGTGATCAGCTCGCAGCCCGCCTCGTGCAGGTCCCGCAGCGCCTGGCTGACCTCCGCGCGCTCCTCGCCCATGCCCAGGATGAGGTTCGACTTCGTCACCAGGCCGGCCTCGCGGGCCCGTGTGATGACCTCCAGCGACCGCTCGTAGCGGAAGCCGGGGCGGATGCGCTTGAAGATCCGCGGGACGGTCTCGACGTTGTGCGCGAGCACCTCGGGGCGGGAGGAGAAGACCTCCGCGAGCTGCTCCGGCTCGGCGTTGAAGTCGGGGATCAGCAGCTCCACGCCCGTACCGGGGGCGACGGCGTGGATCTGGCGCACCGTCTCCGCGTACAGCCAGGCGCCGCCGTCCTCCAGGTCGTCGCGGGCGACGCCGGTGATCGTCGCGTACCGCAGCTCCATGCGCTGGACGGACTCGGCGACCCGGCGCGGCTCGTCGCGGTCCAGCTCGTCGGGGCGGCCGGTGTCGATCTGGCAGAAGTCGCAGCGCCGGGTGCACTGCCCGCCGCCGATCAGGAACGTCGCCTCGCGGTCCTCCCAGCACTCGAAGATGTTGGGACAGCCGGCTTCCTGGCAGACCGTGTGCAGGCCCTCGTCCTTGACGAGCTTCTGCAGCGCGTTGTACTCGGGCCCCATCTTCGCGCGGGTCTTGATCCACTCGGGCTTGCGCTCGATGGGGGTCTGGCTGTTGCGGACTTCCAGGCGGAGCAGCTTGCGACCGTCGGGTGCGACAGCGGACACGTCCGGGCTCCTAGCTTTCGATTCCTCGGCGTTCTCCAGCGTACGCCTCTGAAATGGGGAGTCAGACCGCGCGGGGGAGCGGCTCTGCCGTCTCCAGGATCTCGCGCAGATGCTTCTCCACGACAGGGAGAACCTCCGACACCGGTACGTCTCTTCCCAGCTCCCCGGAGAGCGAGGCCACACCCGCGTCGCGGATGCCGCACGGCACGATCCGGTCGAACCAGGTGTTGTCCGGGTTGCAGTTCAGCGAGAAGCCGTGCATGGTCACGCCCTTGGCGACGCGGATGCCGATCGCGGCCAGCTTGCGGTCCTCGCGGCGCTGGCCGGCGTTGGACGGCGCGTACTCGGGACCGGCAAGGCGCGGGTCGTACTCCTCGTCCGAGAGGCGGGGGTCGAAGTCAAGCGCCAGCCCGCCCAGCTCCGCGCGCTGCTCGACGGGGTCGCCCAGCACCCAGACGCCGCTGCGGCCCTCGACCCGGGTGGTCGCCAGGCCGAAGTCGGCGCAGGCGCGGATCAGGGCCTCCTCCAGCCGGCGTACGTGCGCGACGACGTCCACGGGGCGCGGCAGCTTCAGGATCGGGTAGCCGACGAGCTGTCCCGGACCGTGCCAGGTGATCTTCCCGCCGCGGTCGACGTCCACCACGGGGGTGCCGTCGAGCGGGCGCTCGTCCTCGGCCGTGCGGCGGCCCGCGGTGTAGACCGGCGGGTGCTCCAGCAGCAGACAGGTGTCGGGGATCTCCTCGGCGAAGCGGGCGGCGTGCACGCGCCGTTGCTCCTGCCAAGCCTCCAGGTACTCCACGGCGTTCTCGCCGAACCCCAGGTGAACGAAGCGCAGCTCGCCCACGGTGCCCTCCTCGCGCTGTTCGCGCAGTTCGCGCCGGGCGGCGTGTGTGCCTCCGCCCGGCATATGCGGCCAGCGGTATTCCAGCCGACCCTCTGCCACTGTACGGCGGTATACGTTCCCGCCCTGCACCCAGGTCTCCTCACACGATCGAATGAAGCTGGGACGAAAGCGGCGAGTGAGGCTTGTTTCGCCGCTACATTCGCGCCGTTCCCGGAGGCCAGGCAGGAGACCCCACAGGTGACGACGGAACGACCTTCACAGCGGCCCCCCAACCGCCAGCTCGCGGCCCTCATCTCCGAGGCCGGGTTCTCCAACGCGGGGCTCGCCCGCAGAGTCGATCAGCTAGGGCTCGAACACGGCCTCGACTTGCGGTACGACAAGACATCGGTGACCCGGTGGCTACGCGGCCAGCAGCCGCGCGGCACGACACCGGCCCTGATCGCCGAGGTGTTCACCCGGCGGCTGGGCCGCCGGCTGACCGCGCAGGACCTCGGGCTCGACGCGTGCGCACCCGTGTACGCCGGACTTGAGTTCGCCGCGACGCCCACCGAGGCGATCGACATCGTGAGCGGGCTGTGGCGCAAGGACACGGGCAGTCAGGCGGAACTGCGGAAGATCGCGTTCACTCCTGCGGGTCTAGTTGTGCCGAGCCGGGATTGGCTCATCGGCAGGCCGGACGAGAAGGTGGCGCGGGAGCTGCAGCAGCAGCGCGGTGCGCCCGGTTCTGCGGTGTTGCCGGGGGCGCCCGGCGCGGTGCGGGTGCCGGCGCAGGGGCGCGGTCCCGGGGTGGGCCTCGGCGGTGTCGCCGTCGGTGCCGGTGTCGGCGCGGGGCCGGGTGCTTCGGGCGGGCCCGGGGGCATGGCGGGTGCGGGCGGTCCCGGAGGCGTCGGCGGTGCCGGCGTGGCCGCCGGGCGCGGCGACCCGGGGCCCGGCTGGGGCGGCCCGGGAGCGCGGGCGCCTGGCCAGCGGGTGACCCAGGGGGACATCGGGGCGATGCGGTCGGTCGCCGAGATGTTCCGGGCGCTGGACAACGCCTACGGCGGCGGGCACGCCCGGCAGGCCCTCGTGCGGTACCTGGAGCACGAGGTCGAGCCGATGCTGCGCGGCACGTACAACGAGGCGACGGGGCGGCGGCTGTTCTCCGCGGCCGCGGACCTGACGCGGCTGGCGGGCTGGACGTCGTACGACATCGCGGCCCACGGGCTGGCCCAGCGGTACTTCGTCCAGGCGCTGCGGCTGGCGCAGGCGTCGGGGGACCGGGCGTACGGCAGCTACGTGCTGGTGACGATGAGCCGCCAGGCGGTCTACCTGGGGCACGGCCGGGAGGCGGTGCAGTTGACCCGGGTCGCGCAGCAGGGCGTCGGCGGGGGCGCGCCGCCGGTGGTGCAGGCGCTGCTGCACGCCGCGGAGGCGCGCGGGCACGGGCTGCTGGGCGAGGTGCGGGCCTGCACGACGTCGCTGGCGCGGGCGGAGCGGGCGCTGGAGTCGGCGCGGCCGGGGGAGGAGGCGCCGCACTGGGCGCGCTTCTTCGACGAGGCGCAGCTCGCGGACGAGTTCGGGCACTGCCACCGGGACCTCCAGCAGTACCGGGCGGCGGCGCAGCACGCGGAGCGCTCGCTGCAGCTTCGGGCGGCGGGATTCGCGCGCAGCCGGGTCTTCTGCCGGCTGGTGCTGGCGACGGCGCGGCTGGGGCTCGGCGAGGTGGAGCAGGCGTGCGTGCTGGGCGCGGAGGCGGCGCAGCAGGCGGCGGAGATGCGGTCGGCCCGGGCGGCGGAGTACGTCCGCGACTTCGAACGCCGCCTGGAGCCGTACCGCGACGCACCTCCGGTGCGGGCGTACCGGGAGCGGGTCGCGGCCCTGGCGGTGTGAGGCGGGCCTGCCCCGCGACCGCGGGGTGCGGGGCGGTAGCGGGGCGGTGGGTGCGCGCGTTTCGGGAGCGGTGCTCTTGCTGCCGGTGCTCTCGCTTCGGAGCACTGCTCTCGCGCGGCGCGTTGCCGGCGCGGACCGGGTGCGCTCGTCCCGGAGCGGTGCTCGCGGTTGGGAGTGGCGCGCGGCGGGCGGTGCTCCCGGTTCGGGGTGCCGCTCTCCCGGCGCGGTGGTCTCGTTTCGGAGCACTGCTCCGGGACCGGAGCAGTGCTCCGAAACCGGAGCGCTGCTTCTGCACCGGAGCGGTGCTTCCGTCGCGGGGCAGTGCTCTCACCGCAGAGCGGTGTTCCCGCCCCGGAGCGGTGCTCTCGGTGGCGAGCATCGCTCCGGGGGTGGAGAACCGTTCCTGCTAGGCGACTGCCGGGATGGCCGTCGTGGTCGTGGCCGGGGTGAGGCCGAAGTCGCGGAGGAGGGCTCGGGCGGCGCGGCGGCCCGAGCGCAGGGCGCCCTGGGGGCTGCTCGTGTCGCGGTGGTCGCCGCAGACGTAGAGGCCGCACAGCACCCGTACCGGCCGGCGCAGGTCGTGCGGCGCCGGCATCGCCGGTATCGCCTCCGGGTCGTGGTGCGCTCCCACCAGCTCCCAGTCGAACGCCGACGTCCCGTACAGCTCGCTCAACTGCCGCCGCGCCGACTTGTCCAGCACCCGCGCCGGCCGGCCCGCGTCCTCGCCCAGCACCACGGAACTGACCAGCGCCCGCCCCCGCGGCGCCCGCGACGTGTCCGCGCCGCTGACCACCGCCGTGTGCGACACAGGACCCCGCGCCCCCTCCGCGTCCACCAGCAGCGCCGCCTGCCGCCCGCCGCCCGGGACCGGCCCCCGTACCCCGGTTTGACGCGCCTCGCCGGCACCCGCCGGCACACCGTCCGCCCCGTCCTCGCCCACCGCCGGCCCGTCCCCGCCCGGCACCGACTCCACCGGGGCGCTGTGGTGCAGCACCGTCACCGGGTGGAACCCCGGCAGCCGCAGCCCCGGCAGCAGCCCCGCCGCCGCCCGCGCGCCCGTGGCGACCAGCACCGACCGGCACCGCAGCACCCCGTGCCCCTCCGTCCGCACCGCGGTCGTCGACACCGACACCGCCCGCACCCCCGTCCGCACCGTCCCGCGTGGCAGCGCAGCCGCCAGCTTCCGCGGCACCGTCCCCGCCCCGCCGGCAGGCAGGCAGAGCCGCCCCCGCGCGAACGCCCGCAGCGCCAGGTCCGCCGAGCGGCTCGACGTGGTCAGCGCCGGGTCGTTGAGCAGCGCCACCAGCAGCGGCCGCAGGAATCCCGCCGCCATCCGCGGCGGCAGCCCGCGCGCCGCCAGCGCGTCCGCGGCCCGCCGCTCCGGCCGGGCCAGCAGCCGCCCCGTGGGTACGCTCGCCAGCCGGGCCAGCGCCGTGGAGAGCCACGCCTGGTCGATGACGGCGCCCCGGGGCGCACGCGCGGCGCTGGCGAACGCGCTCGCCCTCGTGAACGCGCCCCCCGTGCTCCTCGATCCGCCGATACGCTGCCGCCGCCCGCCCGCGCAGACCACCACGTCCCCGTCGAGCGGGCACAGCGGCACCTCCGCGAGCCCCGGCAGGCGACGCAGTTCCGGGTACGAGGTGTTGAGCAACTGCAGCGAGCGGTCCAGCCGGAATCCGTCGACGTGGTCGGTGGTCATCCGCCCGCCGACCTGCTCGTCCGCCTCCAGCACGGTCACGTCGAGGCCCGCTCCGACCAGGTGCTGGGCCGCGGAGAGACCGGCGAGTCCTGCGCCTACGACGACGACGTCGACGGGGTCCGTGCTTCCTGCGGCATGGGGCACGGGTGCCTCCCGGGGTTGTGCGTCCGCGGCCGAGCGCTCTCTCATGCCGCCGGACGCCTGTTTGATGCCCAACTGGGCATGGTCGTATCCGCGTTCCCCCGTGGACGCGTTCCGATGACGATAGGTCGGATGGTGGCGCCGGCCAGGTGCGCACCACAAGGGCACTGACGCACACCCGGCGCAACCAGCCGCGACACCGCCCCCGCAGAGCCCCCGCAGAGCCCTCGCCCGAGCCTCAGGAAAGCCCCCGCCGAGTCCTGTCGGATCCCCGCCGAGCCCCCGTCCCCTCAGCCCCGCAGCGCCGCCCGCAGCGCCTCCTCGATCCCCGGGAACGCGAACGCGAACCCCGAGTCGAGCAGCTTCCGCGGCACCACCCGCTGGCTGCCGATCACGTCCTCCGCGAACCCGCCCAGCGCCGCCCGCAGCGCGGCCGCCGGCACCGGGAACGGTGTCGGCCGGTGCAGCACCCGCCCCATCGCCGCCGTCACCTCGCGGTTGGTCAGCGGCTCCGGGCCCGTGAGGTTCACCGGCCCGGCAAGGGACTCCGTGTCGATGAGGTGGTGCAGCGCCGCGATGTGGTCGTGCAGGGAGATGAAGCTCCAGTACTGCCGCCCGTTGCCGAGCCGCCCGCCGAGACCCGCACGGAAGATCGGGAACAGCCGCCCCCACGCCCCGCCCTTGCGGGAGACCACCAGGCCCGTACGGGCGTGGACGGTACGGATCCCCGCCTCCTCCGCCGCGTTCGTCGCCGCCTCCCACTCCTGGCACAGGTCGGCGAGGAAGCCCCGCCCCGGCGGTGCGGTCTCGTCGACGCGGCGGTCGCCGGTGTCGCCGTAGTAGCCGATCGCGGTGCCGCAGACGAAGACGGACGGCGGCCGGTCGAGGGAGGCGACGGCGTCGGCGACGGCAGCGGTGCCCAGCACCCGGCTGTCGCGCAGCACCCGCTTGTAGCTCTCGGTCCAGCGCCGGTCGGCGATGCCGGCGCCGGCGAGGTGCACGACGGCGTCGCAGCCGTCGAGCCGGCCGGCGTCGACGTACCCCTTCCCGGGATCCCACCGCACCTCGTCCGGCGCGCTCGCCTCCCGCCGCACCAGCCGCAGGACGTCGTGCCGGTCGGTCCGCAGCGAGCCGACGAGGGCGGAGCCGATGAGTCCGGAAGAGCCGGAGACCGCGATGCGCATGGGCCCATCCTGCCCTCATGTGCCGTGCTCCGGCAGCTCGTGCCACAGTGAGCGCATGACTGACGTGCACGGCGGCGGGGCGGTCGGTGGCGGCGAGCTGCGGATACGTCCCGCGATGGCCGCCGACGGGGATCTGCTCCGCGAGCTGGACACCCGGACCTGGTCGCACCTGCACGCGGTGACCGCGCCGCCCGACACCGGCGCACCGTTCTTCGACGAGCGCCACAACCCCGACGACTACCTCGTCGCCGAACTGCCCGGCGCGAACCCCGCCGCCCCCGCCCCCGCCCGCGTCGTCGGCTACATCTGCGTCGTCCCCCCGACGTCCCTGGCGGTTAACGGGCACGTACGCCAGATCCAGGGCCTCGTCGTCGCCCCCGAGGTCCGCGGCGCCGGCGTCGCGCGGGCCCTGCTGCGGGCGGGCGCGGAGCACGCCCGCGCGGCCGGTGCGCGGCGGCTGACGCTGCGCGTGCTGGGGCACAACGCACCCGCGCGGCGGCTGTACGAGTCGGAGGGTTTCGCGGTGGAGGGGGTGCTGCCGGAGGAGTTCCTGCTGGACGGCACGTACGCGGACGACGTCCTTATGGGGCGCACGCTCCTCTGACCCGCGCGCCCCCAGCACGATCCGGTACGAGCCCCACCCCCGGCGCCGGCCCCTCCGGGACCTCCCGATTCCGCCGCTCCGCGTGCGTGCGCGCGCCGGAGGGCAGATGCTGGATCCGTGATGGAGGAGTCGGAGTTCTGGGAGCTGATCGACGCCGCCCGCGAGACCGCCGAGGGCGACCCCGCGGAGCAGGCCGACCTGCTCGTGGACCGGCTGACCGGCCTCGAACCGGACGCCGTGACCGACTTCGCCTGCCACTTCGAGTCGCGGATGAACCGCGCGTACCGCATGGACCTGTGGGGCGCCGCGTGGGTGCTGCTCGACGGGGTCAGCGACGACGCCTTCGACTCCTTCCGCGGCTGGCTCGTCGGCCAGGGCCGGACGGTCTTCGAGGGGGCGCTGCACGAGCCGGACGACCTCGCGGACCTGCTGGAGGACTTCGACGAGGAGACGGACGGGGAGGGGGAGGACCTGGCGTACGTGGCGGACGAGGCGTACGAGCGGCTGACCGGGCTGAAGCTGCCGGAGCTGGGGCTGCCCGAGGGGCCGGCGGAGCCGGTGGGAGAGGCGATCGACTTCGAGGACGCCGGGGTGCTGGCGCGGCGGTACCCGAAGCTGTGGGCGCTGTACCGGGAGGACTGACCGGCGGGACCGACCCGGAGGACCGACCCGCAGCAGTGACCCGGAAAACCAGACAGAAGATGTCCGGATTCGCTGTCACGGTGGTCCCCATGAGCGAAGAGCAGAACCGAGACAAGCCCGTACCCCACACCGCGGACAAGCCCCTGCGCGGGAAGGTCGCCCTGGTCGCGGGCGCCACGCGGGGCGCGGGCCGGGCCATCGCCGTGGGCCTGGGCGCGCTGGGCGCCACCGTGTACGCCACCGGCCGTACGACCCGGCAGCACGTCAGCGAGGTCGGCCGCACCACCGAGACCATCGAGGGGACCGCCGAGCTGGCCACCGCGGCCGGCGGCGAGGGCGTCGCGGTCCGCGTCGACCACCTCGAAGCCGATCAGGTACGGGACCTGGTCGCCCGCATCGAGCGCGACCACGGCCGGCTCGACGTGCTGGTGAACGACGTCTGGGGCGGGGAGCACCTCGTCGAGTTCGGCAAGAAGATGTGGGAGGTCGACCTCGACCGCGGCCTCAGGATGATGGAACTCGGGGTCAAGACCCACATCATCACCAGCCACTGCGCGCTGCCGCTGCTGCTGCGCACCGGCGGCGGGCTGGTGGTCGAGATCACCGACGGCACCGCGGAGGCCAACAAGCCGTACCGCGAGATGTTCTTCTACGACCTGACCAAGAACGCCCCGATCCGGATGGCCTTCGGCCTCAGCCACGAGCTGAAGGACGCCGGCGCCACCGCCCTCTCCCTCACCCCCGGCTTCCTGCGCTCCGAGCAGATGCTCGACCACTTCGGTGTGGCCGAGGAGAACTGGCGCGACGCGATCGCCAAGGACAAGCACTTCGCGCTCTCCGAGACCCCCGCCCTCGTCGGCCGCGCGGTGGCGGCGCTGGCGGCGGACCCGGACAAGGCGCGGTGGAACGGGCAGTCGCTCTACAGCGGGCAGGTCGCCAAGGAGTACGGGTTCACGGACACCGACGGCACCGTGCCGGACAGCTGGCCGTACTTCCGTAAGGCCATGGCCGGCGAGGACCCCGGCGACCCGGAGAGCTACCGGCTCCGGCCGTAGCGCGCGGCGCTGGCGGCCGCCGCCGCCGCGCACCGCGCGCGCAGCTCCGGCGGCCCCAGCACCTCCGCGTCCGGACCCAGGGCGAGGAGCTGGGTGTACGCCACGTCCACGGACTCCACCCGCAGCCGGACGGCCGTCCAGCCCCGCTCGTCGGGCTCGCCGGCCCCCGCCACGGCGTCCTCGGCGGCGAGCCGGTCCGTGACGTGCGGCAGCCGCCGCAGGCCGTCGGGGGAGAGCCGCAGCGTCACCTCGTCCCGCAGGATCGACCGCGCGAACGCCGCGGCCCGCTCCGCCCAGAAGCCCGGCAGGTCGAACTCCTCGTCCCGCTCGAAGCCCGCCCCGCCGCCGACGGCCGCGGCCCGCTCGAAGCGCTCCACGCGGTAGACCCGGTACGCGCCTCCCGCCCCCGGCACCCGCGCGACCAGGTACCAGACGCCCGCCTTCAGCACCAGCCCGTACGGCTCGACCTCCCGCTCCACCGCCTCCGCCGCCGGCCGCCGCCGGTACGTCACCGCCAGCGTCCGGTCCGCCCACACCGCCTCCGCCACCGCCGGCAGCAGCTCCGGCACGTCCGGCTCCCGCCACCACCCCGGCGCGTCGAGGTGGAACCGCTGCGCCGCGCTCTCCGGGGCGCCGCGCAGCTCCGGCAGCAGCGCCGCCGACACCTTCAGCCGCGCCGCGGACGCCGCGTCCGCCAGCCCCA from Streptomyces sp. CMB-StM0423 includes the following:
- the glnA gene encoding type I glutamate--ammonia ligase, producing the protein MFQNADEVQQYIADNDVKFVDVRFCDLPGVMQHFTVPVDVFEPDGQLMFDGSSIRGFQAIHESDMALVPDLTTSRLDPFRKDKTLNINFFIHDPITGEQYSRDPRNVAKKAEAYLASSGIADTAYFGPEAEFYVFDDVRFETKANAGYYHIDSEAGAWNTGAVEDGGNRGYKVRYKGGYFPAPPVDHFADLRAEISLELAASGLKVERQHHEVGTAGQAEINYKFNTLLAAADDLMLFKYIVKNVAWRNGKTATFMPKPIFGDNGSGMHCHQSLWTGGEPLFYDEQGYAGLSDTARYYIGGILRHAPALLAFTNPTVNSYHRLVPGFEAPVNLVYSQRNRSAAIRIPITGASAKAKRIEFRAPDSSGNPYLAFSAMLLAGLDGIKNKIEPAEPVDKDLYELAPEEHAAVPQVPTNLPAVLEALEADHEFLLQGGVFTSDLIETWVDFKRTQEIEPIQLRPHPHEFELYFDI
- a CDS encoding RDD family protein — protein: MDDAEKRQAIGSWLSGPRSAAEDMGVDFGYRGQRLGMPETGPGSVAPVGRRIAALVVDWLLCQLIAYGLFAGGDSRSLGLWTMVVFFVMTVLLVGTLGFTPGKRIMRIRVVAESGARLGFVGTIVRSVLLCLLIPAVVFDRDTRGLHDRVARAVEVRF
- a CDS encoding DUF4191 domain-containing protein, with product MASSEPTPENTGRLKQIALTYKMTRRADPKVGLIVAGVGILVLGAALGIGFLIGHPIYLGIVGFLLALLGMAIVFGRRAEAAAFGQMEGQPGAAAAVLDNMKRGWTVTPAVSMTRQQDVVHRAVGKAGIVLVGEGNPNRLKGLLAAEKKKMNRVVADVPVHDIVVGNDEGQVPLKKLRATLVKLPRVLQGPQVTQVNDRLKALGDLMSNMPIPKGPMPKGMRMPKGGGKLR
- the lipA gene encoding lipoyl synthase, which translates into the protein MSAVAPDGRKLLRLEVRNSQTPIERKPEWIKTRAKMGPEYNALQKLVKDEGLHTVCQEAGCPNIFECWEDREATFLIGGGQCTRRCDFCQIDTGRPDELDRDEPRRVAESVQRMELRYATITGVARDDLEDGGAWLYAETVRQIHAVAPGTGVELLIPDFNAEPEQLAEVFSSRPEVLAHNVETVPRIFKRIRPGFRYERSLEVITRAREAGLVTKSNLILGMGEERAEVSQALRDLHEAGCELITITQYLRPSPRHHPVERWVKPHEFVELQQEAEEIGYAGVMSGPLVRSSYRAGRLYKQAMERRAQPAA
- the lipB gene encoding lipoyl(octanoyl) transferase LipB, with amino-acid sequence MGELRFVHLGFGENAVEYLEAWQEQRRVHAARFAEEIPDTCLLLEHPPVYTAGRRTAEDERPLDGTPVVDVDRGGKITWHGPGQLVGYPILKLPRPVDVVAHVRRLEEALIRACADFGLATTRVEGRSGVWVLGDPVEQRAELGGLALDFDPRLSDEEYDPRLAGPEYAPSNAGQRREDRKLAAIGIRVAKGVTMHGFSLNCNPDNTWFDRIVPCGIRDAGVASLSGELGRDVPVSEVLPVVEKHLREILETAEPLPRAV
- a CDS encoding regulator encodes the protein MTTERPSQRPPNRQLAALISEAGFSNAGLARRVDQLGLEHGLDLRYDKTSVTRWLRGQQPRGTTPALIAEVFTRRLGRRLTAQDLGLDACAPVYAGLEFAATPTEAIDIVSGLWRKDTGSQAELRKIAFTPAGLVVPSRDWLIGRPDEKVARELQQQRGAPGSAVLPGAPGAVRVPAQGRGPGVGLGGVAVGAGVGAGPGASGGPGGMAGAGGPGGVGGAGVAAGRGDPGPGWGGPGARAPGQRVTQGDIGAMRSVAEMFRALDNAYGGGHARQALVRYLEHEVEPMLRGTYNEATGRRLFSAAADLTRLAGWTSYDIAAHGLAQRYFVQALRLAQASGDRAYGSYVLVTMSRQAVYLGHGREAVQLTRVAQQGVGGGAPPVVQALLHAAEARGHGLLGEVRACTTSLARAERALESARPGEEAPHWARFFDEAQLADEFGHCHRDLQQYRAAAQHAERSLQLRAAGFARSRVFCRLVLATARLGLGEVEQACVLGAEAAQQAAEMRSARAAEYVRDFERRLEPYRDAPPVRAYRERVAALAV